A segment of the Streptomyces sp. P9-A2 genome:
ACCCCTGTGGCGCGGGGCCCCGGCCCACTGCGTTCCCCGGCCCGGCAACGAAGCCGACGCCGTACTCGTGCTCGTGGCCCGCCACTCGCGGCCGCTTGCCGCTGTCTCACTCATGTACTGATGCAGCGATACACCGATTCACCGTTTTTCGGCTCATTCTTGCGAATTCTCATTCGGCCAGCACCTCGCCGTTGGGCGGAATTCCTCGATACGTGCCGCATCGAGGAAGGTTCCGCATGAACCGCAATCACACAGCTCGTTCGAACAACAGCGCCGGCAACACCGGCTCGTCCCGCTCCCGTACGGACAAGACCGCGGGCTCCGCGGGTTCCGGGCGGGGAGGCCGTGTCCGTTCCCAGGGGTCGGGCGGCCGTCAGGGCGGTCCGTCCCGCGGCGCCGCCGTCAAGGGCGGACGCGGCAGCGGTCGCGGAGGCCGTCCCGCCGCGTCCGGCGGGGAGTTCGCGCCGCCGGCCACCCTCACCCCGGCGCTGCCGCCGGTCGAGACGTTCGCCGAACTCGACATGCCCGAGCAGTTGTTGACTGCCCTGAGTGCCGAGGGCGTGACCACCCCGTTCCCGATCCAGGCCGCGACGCTGCCGAACTCGCTGGCCGGCCGGGACGTGCTGGGCCGCGGGCGTACCGGTTCGGGCAAGACGCTGGCCTTCGGCCTGGCGATGCTGGCGCGCACCGCCGGGCAGCGGGCCGAGCCCCGGCACCCGCTGGCGCTCGTCCTCGTCCCCACCCGGGAGCTGGCCCAGCAGGTCAACGACGCCCTCACCCCCTACGCCCGTGCGCTGCGTCTGCGGATCGCCACGGTGGTCGGCGGGGTGTCGATCGGCCGACAGGTGAGCGCCCTGCGCGGCGGTGCCGAGGTCGTCGTCGCGACGCCCGGCCGGCTCAAGGACCTCATAGACCGTGACGACTGCCGTCTGGACCAGGTCGCCATCACCGTTCTGGACGAGGCCGACCAGATGGCCGACATGGGCTTCATGCCGCAGGTGACCGCCCTGCTCGACCGGGTGCGTCCCGGTGGCCAGCGCATGCTGTTCTCCGCCACGCTGGACCGCAATGTCGACCGTCT
Coding sequences within it:
- a CDS encoding DEAD/DEAH box helicase, with product MNRNHTARSNNSAGNTGSSRSRTDKTAGSAGSGRGGRVRSQGSGGRQGGPSRGAAVKGGRGSGRGGRPAASGGEFAPPATLTPALPPVETFAELDMPEQLLTALSAEGVTTPFPIQAATLPNSLAGRDVLGRGRTGSGKTLAFGLAMLARTAGQRAEPRHPLALVLVPTRELAQQVNDALTPYARALRLRIATVVGGVSIGRQVSALRGGAEVVVATPGRLKDLIDRDDCRLDQVAITVLDEADQMADMGFMPQVTALLDRVRPGGQRMLFSATLDRNVDRLVRNYLHDPVVHSVDPSAGAVTTMDHHLLHVDDDDKHATATEIAAREGRVIMFLDTKHAADRLAKKLLAVGVRASALHGGKSQSQRTRTLTQFKDGHVTVLVATNVAARGIHVDNLDLVVNVDPPSDHKDYLHRGGRTARAGESGTVVTLVLPHQRREMSRLMADAGITPQTTRVRPGGDELNRITGAQAPSGVPVVLTPPPAQNQPARTGSPSRSRRSRRPGQAARRSATGNKGSGR